The following are encoded together in the Triticum dicoccoides isolate Atlit2015 ecotype Zavitan chromosome 6B, WEW_v2.0, whole genome shotgun sequence genome:
- the LOC119325217 gene encoding probable inorganic phosphate transporter 1-8 isoform X2, with protein MARQQLQVLHALDVARTQRYHAWAVVIAGMGFFADAYDIFCVTLVTKLLGRIYYHVPGQQVPGMLPRRIEAAINGVTFCGMIVGQLLFGWLGDKVGRKMFYGKTIMLMIMGSFLSGLSFGNTADGVMATLCFFRFWLGVGIGGDYPLSATIISEYSNKRTRGSLIAAVFAMEGFGILAGCIVTLVVSATFQARFNPPAYDEDHMASVPPQADYVWRIILMVGAIPAVFTYRWRVMMPETARYTALVARDAEKAARDMSKVLKVELSGEQDKIEGFTKDRDYGVFSRRFARRHGWHLVGAVASWFVLDIVFYSQIILQEEIFRDIKWIPEANSMSALEEAYRVARAQAIIALCGTLPGYWFTIAFVDVVGRKAIQFLGFTMMKGLMLVVAGFYHQLTQPGRRIWLVVMYAFTFFFANFGPNSTTFIIPAEVFPAHVRTTCHGISSAAGKVGAIVGTFGFLYASQRADGSNERETGYPSGIGVRASLFVLAACNVLGIIFTCLLPEPNGRSLEEVSGEPINGEDADLGDSKVLPL; from the coding sequence ATGGCACGGCAGCAGCTACAGGTGCTTCACGCGCTGGACGTGGCGAGGACGCAGAGGTACCACGCGTGGGCGGTGGTGATCGCCGGCATGGGCTTCTTCGCCGACGCCTACGACATCTTCTGCGTCACCCTGGTCACCAAGCTCCTCGGACGCATCTATTACCACGTCCCGGGCCAGCAAGTGCCCGGGATGCTCCCCCGGCGGATCGAGGCGGCCATCAACGGCGTCACCTTCTGCGGCATGATCGTGGGCCAGCTCTTGTTTGGCTGGCTCGGCGACAAGGTCGGCCGGAAGATGTTCTACGGCAAGACCATCATGCTCATGATCATGGGCTCCTTCCTCTCCGGCTTGTCGTTCGGGAACACGGCCGACGGCGTCATGGCCACGCTATGCTTCTTCAGGTTCTGGCTCGGCGTCGGCATCGGCGGAGACTATCCGCTCTCCGCGACCATCATTTCCGAGTACTCCAACAAGAGGACGCGCGGGAGCCTCATCGCGGCCGTGTTTGCCATGGAAGGGTTTGGCATCCTTGCAGGTTGCATTGTCACCTTGGTCGTGTCGGCCACGTTCCAGGCGCGCTTCAACCCGCCGGCGTATGACGAAGACCACATGGCCTCGGTCCCGCCGCAGGCTGACTACGTGTGGCGCATCATCCTCATGGTGGGTGCCATCCCAGCCGTCTTCACCTATCGCTGGAGGGTGATGATGCCGGAGACGGCGCGCTATACGGCGCTGGTCGCGCGCGACGCCGAGAAGGCCGCGCGCGACATGTCCAAGGTGCTCAAGGTGGAACTCAGCGGCGAGCAGGACAAGATCGAGGGCTTCACCAAGGACAGGGACTACGGCGTCTTCTCCCGCCGTTTCGCCCGCCGCCACGGCTGGCATCTCGTCGGCGCCGTTGCATCCTGGTTCGTGCTCGACATCGTCTTCTACTCCCAGATCATTCTCCAGGAGGAGATCTTCAGGGACATCAAGTGGATCCCCGAGGCAAACAGCATGAGCGCGCTCGAGGAAGCGTACCGCGTTGCCCGTGCACAGGCGATTATCGCGCTATGCGGCACACTACCTGGCTACTGGTTCACCATCGCCTTTGTGGACGTCGTCGGGCGGAAGGCCATCCAGTTCCTCGGGTTCACCATGATGAAGGGACTCATGCTCGTCGTGGCCGGCTTCTACCACCAACTGACGCAGCCTGGCCGGCGAATCTGGCTGGTGGTCATGTACGCCTTCACCTTCTTCTTTGCCAACTTTGGGCCCAACAGCACCACCTTCATCATACCGGCCGAGGTTTTTCCGGCGCACGTCCGGACGACCTGCCACGGGATATCATCAGCGGCAGGCAAGGTCGGCGCCATTGTCGGGACGTTTGGCTTCCTGTACGCCTCGCAGAGGGCGGACGGCAGCAATGAGAGGGAGACCGGGTACCCGTCGGGCATCGGCGTGCGTGCCTCACTGTTCGTGCTGGCCGCGTGCAATGTGTTGGGAATAATTTTCACCTGTCTCCTGCCTGAGCCGAACGGGAGGTCGCTGGAGGAGGTGTCCGGCGAGCCCATCAACGGGGAGGACGCAGATCTGGGTGATTCCAAGGTTCTTCCCTTGTAG
- the LOC119325217 gene encoding probable inorganic phosphate transporter 1-4 isoform X1, which produces MAKGIDELQVLHALDVARTQRYHAWAVVIAGMGFFADAYDIFCVTLVTKLLGRIYYHVPGQQVPGMLPRRIEAAINGVTFCGMIVGQLLFGWLGDKVGRKMFYGKTIMLMIMGSFLSGLSFGNTADGVMATLCFFRFWLGVGIGGDYPLSATIISEYSNKRTRGSLIAAVFAMEGFGILAGCIVTLVVSATFQARFNPPAYDEDHMASVPPQADYVWRIILMVGAIPAVFTYRWRVMMPETARYTALVARDAEKAARDMSKVLKVELSGEQDKIEGFTKDRDYGVFSRRFARRHGWHLVGAVASWFVLDIVFYSQIILQEEIFRDIKWIPEANSMSALEEAYRVARAQAIIALCGTLPGYWFTIAFVDVVGRKAIQFLGFTMMKGLMLVVAGFYHQLTQPGRRIWLVVMYAFTFFFANFGPNSTTFIIPAEVFPAHVRTTCHGISSAAGKVGAIVGTFGFLYASQRADGSNERETGYPSGIGVRASLFVLAACNVLGIIFTCLLPEPNGRSLEEVSGEPINGEDADLGDSKVLPL; this is translated from the exons ATGGCTAAAGGTATTGATGAG CTACAGGTGCTTCACGCGCTGGACGTGGCGAGGACGCAGAGGTACCACGCGTGGGCGGTGGTGATCGCCGGCATGGGCTTCTTCGCCGACGCCTACGACATCTTCTGCGTCACCCTGGTCACCAAGCTCCTCGGACGCATCTATTACCACGTCCCGGGCCAGCAAGTGCCCGGGATGCTCCCCCGGCGGATCGAGGCGGCCATCAACGGCGTCACCTTCTGCGGCATGATCGTGGGCCAGCTCTTGTTTGGCTGGCTCGGCGACAAGGTCGGCCGGAAGATGTTCTACGGCAAGACCATCATGCTCATGATCATGGGCTCCTTCCTCTCCGGCTTGTCGTTCGGGAACACGGCCGACGGCGTCATGGCCACGCTATGCTTCTTCAGGTTCTGGCTCGGCGTCGGCATCGGCGGAGACTATCCGCTCTCCGCGACCATCATTTCCGAGTACTCCAACAAGAGGACGCGCGGGAGCCTCATCGCGGCCGTGTTTGCCATGGAAGGGTTTGGCATCCTTGCAGGTTGCATTGTCACCTTGGTCGTGTCGGCCACGTTCCAGGCGCGCTTCAACCCGCCGGCGTATGACGAAGACCACATGGCCTCGGTCCCGCCGCAGGCTGACTACGTGTGGCGCATCATCCTCATGGTGGGTGCCATCCCAGCCGTCTTCACCTATCGCTGGAGGGTGATGATGCCGGAGACGGCGCGCTATACGGCGCTGGTCGCGCGCGACGCCGAGAAGGCCGCGCGCGACATGTCCAAGGTGCTCAAGGTGGAACTCAGCGGCGAGCAGGACAAGATCGAGGGCTTCACCAAGGACAGGGACTACGGCGTCTTCTCCCGCCGTTTCGCCCGCCGCCACGGCTGGCATCTCGTCGGCGCCGTTGCATCCTGGTTCGTGCTCGACATCGTCTTCTACTCCCAGATCATTCTCCAGGAGGAGATCTTCAGGGACATCAAGTGGATCCCCGAGGCAAACAGCATGAGCGCGCTCGAGGAAGCGTACCGCGTTGCCCGTGCACAGGCGATTATCGCGCTATGCGGCACACTACCTGGCTACTGGTTCACCATCGCCTTTGTGGACGTCGTCGGGCGGAAGGCCATCCAGTTCCTCGGGTTCACCATGATGAAGGGACTCATGCTCGTCGTGGCCGGCTTCTACCACCAACTGACGCAGCCTGGCCGGCGAATCTGGCTGGTGGTCATGTACGCCTTCACCTTCTTCTTTGCCAACTTTGGGCCCAACAGCACCACCTTCATCATACCGGCCGAGGTTTTTCCGGCGCACGTCCGGACGACCTGCCACGGGATATCATCAGCGGCAGGCAAGGTCGGCGCCATTGTCGGGACGTTTGGCTTCCTGTACGCCTCGCAGAGGGCGGACGGCAGCAATGAGAGGGAGACCGGGTACCCGTCGGGCATCGGCGTGCGTGCCTCACTGTTCGTGCTGGCCGCGTGCAATGTGTTGGGAATAATTTTCACCTGTCTCCTGCCTGAGCCGAACGGGAGGTCGCTGGAGGAGGTGTCCGGCGAGCCCATCAACGGGGAGGACGCAGATCTGGGTGATTCCAAGGTTCTTCCCTTGTAG
- the LOC119324667 gene encoding inositol phosphorylceramide glucuronosyltransferase 1-like — translation MRWRPRKLGLWAALLAAVALLAVGGGGGVAAAAGAEEAYVTLLYGDEFVLGVRVLGKSIRDMGTRRDLVVLVSDGVSDYSRKLLEADGFIVKHITLLANPNQVRPTRFWGVYTKLKIFNMTTYRKVVYLDADTVVVKSIEDLFNCGKFCANLKHSERMNSGVMVVEPSETLFKDMMNKVDSLPSYTGGDQGFLNSYYAEFANSRVYDPNKPLTPEPETQRLSTLYNADVGLYLLANKWMVDEKELRVIHYTLGPLKPWDWWTAWLVKPVAVWQDVRQNLEESLPGTGGGKNPRDQLVVKILFILPFCMLLCGYYGSCFQTNKELLSMRTLCAFARQARYKYKSEEELPSYSTVGVASSSFGISNQKLSTGAHLKLPSYFGAIAVVVCFICALISLAFAFLVIPRQVMPWTGLLLMFEWTFVTFFLLFGRYLRFVYKWGSFSANQAGYGSLDLSENHTGTGHQRNTSDCDTASAFYWMGMATISTIAPLSPTVLGITAIFAKLGLMVAGGVVLASFMTYASEHLAMSAFVKGQRGRSKIPER, via the exons atgcggtggaggccgcgCAAGCTGGGGCTCTGGGCCGCCCTCCTCGCCGCGGTGGCCCTGCTGGCcgtcggcggcgggggcggggtGGCGGCCGCGGCGGGGGCGGAGGAGGCCTACGTGACGCTGCTCTACGGGGACGAGTTCGTCCTGGGCGTGCGCGTCCTCGGGAAGTCCATCCGCGATATGGGCACCCGCCGGGACCTTGTCGTGCTCGTCTCCGACGGCGTCTCTGACTACTCTCGGAAGCTCCTCGAG GCTGACGGTTTTATAGTGAAGCATATAACGTTGCTGGCTAATCCTAATCAAGTGAGGCCAACAAGGTTTTGGGGTGTGTATACCAAATTGAAAATATTCAACATGACTACCTACAGAAAAG TTGTTTATCTCGACGCAGACACCGTTGTGGTGAAAAGTATCGAGGATCTTTTCAACTGTGGAAAGTTCTGTGCAAACTTGAAACATTCTGAGAGAATGAATTCTGGAGTAATGGTTGTTGAGCCATCTGAAACTCTTTTCAAGGATATGATGAACAAAGTTGACAGCTTACCTTCTTACACGGGAG GAGATCAAGGTTTTCTCAATTCGTATTATGCTGAGTTCGCCAATTCCCGTGTTTATGATCCCAATAAACCTTTAACACCTGAACCTGAGACGCAACGCCTCTCCACATTGTACAATGCTGATGTCGGCCTTTACTTGCTTGCGAATAAG TGGATGGTCGATGAGAAAGAACTTAGGGTTATTCACTACACACTTGGACCTCTTAAGCCGTGGGACTGGTGGACAGCTTGGCTTGTTAAACCTGTAGCTGTATGGCAG GATGTTAGGCAAAATCTTGAAGAATCTCTTCCTGGAACTGGTGGAGGGAAAAACCCGCGTGACCAGTTGGTGGTCAAAATTCTCTTCATTCTTCCCTTTTGCATGCTGTTATGTGGTTATTATGGATCATGCTTTCAG ACTAATAAGGAGCTGTTGAGTATGAGAACTCTATGTGCTTTTGCTAGACAAGCTCGTTACAAATACAAATCTGAAGAGGAACTTCCGTCTTATtcaacagttggagtggcttcatcTTCCTTTGGTATATCAAATCAAAAG TTATCTACTGGAGCACATCTGAAGTTGCCTTCTTATTTTGGTGCAATCGCTGTGGTAGTCTGTTTCATTTGTGCATTGATATCTCTTGCATTTGCCTTCCTTGTTATTCCACGGCAAGTGATGCCATGGACGGGTTTGCTGCTGATGTTCGAGTGGACCTTTGTGACATTCTTTTTGTTGTTCGGGCGCTACCTTCGTTTTGTATACAAATGGGGAAGTTTTAGTGCAAATCAAGCTGGGTATGGCAGTTTGGATTTATCGGAGAATCATACTGGCACAG GCCATCAGCGGAATACGTCTGATTGTGACACAGCTTCAGCTTTCTATTGGATGGGGATGGCTACCATCTCTACGATAGCACCATTATCACCAACCGTCCTTGGCATAACTGCCATTTTTGCAAA ACTTGGGTTGATGGTAGCGGGTGGTGTGGTGCTGGCGTCATTTATGACATACGCTTCGGAGCATCTGGCTATGTCCGCCTTTGTCAAGGGTCAAAGAGGTAGATCGAAAATCCCCGAGAGGTAG